The DNA segment ATTTGGGCAGCAAGTTGTGTCTACTTTTTGTAGCCATTCCTCAGACGGTCAGTCAACAAACACTTTTCTTAGAAAGACTTTTTtgacttaattaattttgcagtGCCATTGGCTTTTGGTCTATTTCGCTGAGAGAGTCGAGTATCTTTATGTCGGACGCTTTCTTGCCGGTCTTTGCAGTGGAGGCATGTACATCGTTCATTCCATGTTCCTCAGCGAAATTTCAGATCCCAGGTAAGTGGCTGTGGCTCGTATATAGTACTTATCCAGATCACACAGAGATCAACATCCAAACAGAGGCGCCCGCGTCTTAGCGATAAAGTCAATATTGACTTGCTTTATGGGGTCCCATGTTGTTAGCTGGTGATCTCAAACAAGTCGCCATACCACACTAGTCTACAAATTCATTGCGTTTGACGTACTTAATTCCTTTAAAAtccattttattattgatcaACAAACCGCTAAGCCGGTTAAtccatttattaatttcattaatagtttatttactcggtgaattatttaaatatggccgttagtatataattttttcaaaatgggtagctttctttcttgttttttaatcatttgaatttcattgtattattattattgaatttcattgTAAATTGCTTTAAACAATTCATTCTTACCTTCATCTACACGTTTAATCGACTCTAAACTCTTTGACAAGTTAGTACTTTAAGCAGCCCCCTTGATGCTTGCTTAAAACTTTAATTGCTCAGATTTAGAATCACTTAATTCTTTCATCAGCTAATTTATACGCTCATCTCCAACACAGACTCGTTCTAAGTATTCTTTTATAACATCTGTTATCTGTTATCTGCTACTTACAGAATTCGTGGGACACTCGGAGCTATAGTGATGTTATCTGTGAATGTAGGCGTGCTTCTTGGCAACATTATGGGCACACACATGCCGTTCAGCATCACAGCATTCATAGTATTATTACTTCCAGTTTGTTACTTTTTATTAACGCTATGTTTTATACCGGAATCGCCGGTACATCTGATAAGAAAAGGCAACTTGAAGGCGGCTGAGAAATCTTTCCGTTATTATAAGAATATCAAGGATTTTAATCGATCTGCAGCCGTGGAGGAATTTGAGGATATGCGACAGAAGCTAACGGAGGATGACAAGTCATCCAGTAACGTGACTATCAAGGACTTTGGTAggttaaaaatgaaatagttCAAATCAGTTTTCTTGAATACTTTTTGTAGTTTCTAGATCTGCTTTCCGAGCTTATGCTTCCGCTGCAGTCTTGCTGATTGCGAATCAATTCAGCGGCATTTTCTCCATGGTCAGCTACATGTCGGACATCTTTGAAAAATCGGGCAGCACTATGGATCCAGATACCTGCACCATTATCATTGGCATCGTTCAGATACTAGGCACATATGCAACGGCTTTACTTTGCGATGTCTGGGGACGTCGTCTGCTTCTCGTTGTCTCCTCGGGCGGAGTTGCTGTCAGTCTCtttggtttcggtttcttCACATATTTTGCACAGTGGCACGATTTGAGCGACTGGAGTTGGGTGCCGCTTGTGTTGATGTCGATCTGCATTTTTATGGGCAATATTGGACTTGTGGGCTGCTTCTTCATGGCCTTGGTCGAAATGTTTCCTCTAAAGGTTTGACAcacactttaatttattgattgttcaatttataatatctttattttcttttatccAGATTCGCACACGTGCCACATCGATTTCTGTGGTTATTTGCGGCTTCTTTGTGTTCGTCATGCTCAACATTCTGCCACTGTGCATGGCTGAATGGGGTTTGCCAGCAACGATGTGGTCTTGTGCTGGGATAGCAGCATtgagctttatttattttgtcttgTTCTTGAAggaaacaaaaggcaaatcCATGCTAGAAGACTGAATacagcaattaaaaaaattccGAAAAcctaattttaattttattaaaaacggCTAAGATTGTTGTCTGCTTATCTGATtttctttcttacttgatttATGCTTAGAAATATTAGACTACtattacttaaattatattcagaagaatataaaaatggtAAATTATAATGACCGCAGAAAAGCTAAACCCAAAATAAGCgctaacaaatattattatctaaACAGTAAACATAACACACAATTTTTCTTACTTCTTATTGTCTTGTACATaggaaataatattatatatctattacaataataataatagtaattatATTCtactataaaataatactCGTATACCATATAGCGTAAAAGTTATTGTAGTTACTATGGTCAGGGAATGAAATGCTTGGCCCActtggtttctttttgtttacttttgaatagttttataaatgcaaaacaactAAACAATTAAAGTCTCTGCTTTTTATTCTTGCTCACATCTCTCTTATGGACTCTCTTATTCAGTCTGTGTTTTTTGTATGTCTGCTTAATTGTTATGCGCAAACGCGTGCTCTTGTTATGCTCACATATTGACATGTTGTCGCTTCCTGAGAAGTGATCTTAACTCGCAGCTGTCggagagaaaaaaacatatacccttttttcatttatagtGCACAATTTATGGGACTCTGTTTTCAATCTGTTCTTAAGATGATGAATTGCCatgaattaatgaaaattattttacaacCACTGCTAAAtctagaaaattaaaaatttctttaataattaacaacaaatggtgtaattgtttttgcatgtgaaattatttgtatagTTGTTTTCAAATTATGCTGCCTTAGCTGTAAATCCATCAAATTTCTAGAGTATTGAAAGTGCGATGTTTTTGCGAATTGACTTTCATGCGCTTGGtgaatatataaaagttttctatagtatgtattttgaaattcattatCTTTATTGATGCCTGTTGTTGATGGCACCACCGAAAGACACATTTAAAAATCTCTTGCTCTccgtcgcagttgcagttagAAATAGAATTTCGCTCGTGCCAGACTCAGTCAGCTCGAAACTCAAAAGACGAATACTAGAAATGTTTGAACGACTCTTAGCGCGGCCAAACTGTCTGATTAATCGCAGGAATCGCTATCAGTTGTTATCCACAGTGTTAAGTGAGTAGTGCAAGGAGATTGCAATAAGTGCAAGGTGAAACTAATGAAAATATCTCTTTGCTTTAGTTAACTTAATATGCATATCACATGGCATTGGTATTGGTTGGTTGTCGCCAACGCTGCGCAAGCTACAAACTCCCGAATCGCCTTTGAGTTTCCCCCTTAACGTTAATGAAGTGTCTTGGGTGGGCTCTGCTTTGGGCATAGGTTCGGTTATTGGCAATTCACTCAGTGGCCTGTTTATTTCGCGCTTAGGCAGCAAAGCTTGTCTGCTCTTCATCGCCTTACCACACTCGGTAAGCAAAAATGGAGTTTCCAAATTCAATCTTTGACTTTGTCAACCTTTCCTAGTGCCTTTGGATTATGGTGTACTTTGCCACGAGCGTGGAGTATCTGATCGCAGGACGCTTGCTAGCTGGCATCACAGGAGGCGGCATTTATATAATACATCCACTTTTTATCAGCGAATATTCCGATGCAAAGTACGATAAGTTATCAAAACTTTCACCACGTCATAAGTCACTTTGttaatctatttttaatttttatagcatCCGTGGAACTTGTGCCACCATGGTAATGTTGTCGGTTAACACGGGCATTCTTATAGGCTATATTGTGGGCACTTATGTCTCATACTATGTTGTGCCATTTATCGTACTTATCTTACCGCTTAGTTTCTTTATATCTGTGCTCTTATTCATACGCGACTCACCGATGCATCTCATCAACAAGGGCAAGTTTACGGCTGCTGAAGCATCTTTTAGATACTATAAGAACATTAAAGATAGCGACAACTTAAGTGATCAGGCCACCGCAATGGCCGAATTTAAAGATATGAAAATGACCCTGACAAATGAAGATAATCAGCTCGACAAGGTGACCATAAAGGACTTTTGtaagtgaaatttaaatgcattttagaACTcgaattgtaatattatttcCTCCCCTCCCTTGCAGTCACTCGAGCTGCCATTAAAGGATATGCTATGGCTTCTGTTATAGTCATTGCCAATCAGTTTAGCGGCGTCTTTACCATGGTCAACTATATGACGGATATCTTTGCCAAGTCGGGCAGCACTATGGATCCAAATACTAGCACAATTATCATTGGATCTGTGCAACTCTTTGGTGCCTATGTCACTACACTGCTTTGCGATGTCTTTGGCCGCAGAATTCTGATGCTCGTTTCATCGGCTGGCGTAGCATTAAGTTTAACTGGTTTCGGTTTCTTTACCTACTTCACTGAGATGTATGATCTGAGCCAATGGAACTGGGTGCCAGTGGCCATAATGTCGGTGGACATATTTTTGGGCAACATTGGCTTAGTTAGCTGCCTATTTGTGCTCATGGTTGAAATGTATCCCCTCAAGGTGTGTCTGCTTACCCCTACCTCCGCTTTTTGCctgcatttaattacaatttatattcttaCAGATTCGTGCCAGAGCAACATCGATTTCGATTGTTGTCTGCAGTTCATTGGTATTTCTCATGCTCAACATTTTCCCTCTATGCATGCATTACTGGGGACTGCCTACAACAATGTGGTCTATGGGGGGCATTACTTTCTTCtgctttatttgctttttattctttttaaaagAAACCAAAGGAAAGTCGATGCTAGAAGATTGATCGAAAAGCGAACAACtggtattttcaatattaccGATAAGCTATCGAAAATGGTTGGTCAATGTACCCGCATAAAAGCTGGTTGCTATGGTTCTATAACGGTGATTTTGCAAAACCCAAAATGTtgcgcaataaaataaatatttttagaaaacatATTCAAAGCAAACATTGCGGTGAATAATTTAAACAGTACTTACCAAAGCGATGCTCCGTTTTTTaggaataattattatttatcttcTATAGCTCATTTCCTTAGTTCGCAAATGCGAGCGTCCAATTCAGATTTTTTGCACAACACATTCACAATTCACTACACTCAATTGTATTCACATGatgcttttttatttgcacaaagcaattttcactttcacaaaaaaaataaaaaattaagggataaaattaaatgcactccacttttaatatttttcacatGCGCAAGTGCGCCAGCTACAAACTGTGTGACCGCAAATAAAACGAGAATAAAAACCGTctgtcaatataccagatgtgCAACAAATTACCACAGTCGTGAAAATTATCGAACGCAATACAAGCTTTCGATAGACCAACCGATTACTTAAAAACCGCGCCACTGACAATCGAATGAGCGACATTTCGAAAGTGGAAAGAATAATTCGCAACGAATTTTTAtgaatgtttaaataaatttaattacatataaTTAGTTAATGTAAACATTTACAATGATGTATATGCTTATACAATTGGTTGATGTTTTAcatggtttttgttgttgtggcaaacACTTATGGAGCCAgcttaaaactaattaaaaaactagCATACTAAATCACAGTGTTTTTTTcccaattgaaaaaatttgcaaaaaatctacaaaacTTTCTAGaactttaaatatatgcatatagtaCAGTAATGTGTGATATAgatatagaataataataatatagctGTTAACTTGCATTACTTTTGGATTTATAAAAcgtaaattaaaacattattttcgcaaaaggcaaaacaaatatttctctTTAACAGCgcaacataataataatagtaataataataatgataatgataattgtaataattataataataggCTTTAGGATAAATGgctaacaattaaaatgcataaaacaaaacaaaaattgttgttcaccaaatgcaacaaacaaattttggatATAGCGCCTGTCGTTTGCCATACATACAGATTGATAGAttgatatagatatatatgtgtatgtgtgtgtgtgttgtgaatACATTTAAACTAGATatttaataatgatatatAATAGTTATATACTAATTGATGTGgcttttgaaatttgaatcaCAAAAATTGGCGCACGTTTGTTTGCATGTAGTTTGTTCAACATTTAGATTAGGTTACAGgatatacaatatgtatatatcgaatatacatatatgcatgtacGATATATGTATGATAGGATTACACTTGTTACAAATTACGTATCACTGGTTCGTTGTCAGCTGTATCACGTCTTTTTGGGGCACCGCAAATAGCGCAGCACCGCATAGCCCAGTCCGCGAAATACCAGAAAGAACATCATCAGTATCAGCGTATTCAGCCACAATGGTGATGTTGAGTTTTGTGCTTTGAGTATTTCCTCATATGGAATGAATTCGGTTGTCTGCTGTTTGCATATCTCATAGCTGCTCGGCGATCCGCAGCTGAAAAACAGAAACGGAAATCGATGAATAAGTTGAATGCCATCCCATCGcattgtataatataaattcaataaaactaaagtGAAATACACTTACCTAATAGGCGGACCCTCGCGGAACTCGAGTATTTGCATATTCTGATATGCATAGTGTATCATTGATGTATACCGTATCCAGCTGAGACCTTCCGGAATGCGTGACGAAAGATAACCGCCAAAGAGCTGTGTGGCAAGCGTATAGAGTGCACTCAGTGTAATGCTCACATTCATGTCCATGCAACAGGCGCCAATGAAGAAGCCCACGCTCTGCGCCACAATCGTGTTGAGTAGCAAAAAGATTAGCATCAGAAAGAAGAGCTTaaagctaaaagaaaaaagtaagaCAAATTAATTGGAATTGATAATCGATAGCAGTCGCATATTGATAAACTTACCTGCTGCAGCCCAGCATGGGATAGCTTATCATGAGGTAGACAGTGGGTAAAGTTATCACCAGCGGAAGTTCCGCGCACATTTTGGCCAGATAATAGGCAGACAAGCGATAGGCACCCGAGCGACGCTCCTTGCTGATGACCTCACGCTCTGAGGGGactaaaagaaagaaatgaaaagcaaaagcacatTATTTATGAGCAGCAAATTCGCATAAAGGTTTAAGAGTAATATTAAGTTAAGATTTGGGTAAGACAAATTTTTACTTCGACTTtacatttatacaaattacatTAGTACTTTTGAAGATCATGAAGCTATCGATTCATTAGAAGAAGCAAAGTAAGTTAAGCTTTTAGCTTATTATTAAACGAGCTTTCGATCAATcttataaacttttaatgttgATGAAGTTATCAATTCATTAGGAGAAAATATGCTTTAGATTAATCTTACAAAGCTTTTAAAGCTTGCGAAGTTATCAATTCTTGAAAGGCAAAGTAAATCAAAccttttgcttatttttacaaaaaaatgtgctTTAGATTATTCTTACAAAACTTGTACTTAACAACTCTACAAAACAGGCATAttcaagtaaaataaattagagaGTAAAGCTTtcgattaattttaaaaaatctgCAGAATTTGGGTTAGAATGTACAGAGCTTTCTAAGGTGCTTTTAAACTAACAATATTCGAAATTATGTCGTGCTTTTATGTAACATGAATAGATAACTAAACTGacaatataatttcaataataatgtcTAAAAAGGTGTTTAATTTCAGCCTCAACTaatctacatttaaaatgatttctcTCTTGCCACTCACATGAATTGAGCGCACCGAAGAGCGCAAAGAGCATCCAGTAGGTCTGTGAGAAGAACATCCAGCCCTGAAGATCGTGCAGGAACTCCTCGGTGCGGGGCAGCTGGAACCAAATGGCCCCGGCCATCAATGCTAAACCGATGGTTTGGAACCAATTCAGTTTGGAGAGCATGCGTGGCTTGGCCTCCTTGAAATTGCGGCTGGAGAGCACACTGAACTGGGTGTGAAAGCGTGTGGGATACGAGAGCCAATCATCGTCGTTGGCACACTTTTTGCCCGCACTGTATGACTGGCAATCACTGGAGGCGCAGGAACTGAAATTCGATTGCGAATCGGCGGCGCTGTAAACCAAATGCTGAGCAGCCTCCTCATCGGCATCGCAATCCTTTGTGGTGTTGTGTCGATTGGCGTATTGATTGTAAACATAATTGATTAGATTGCTGTTGTGCTGCTTCTCCAATGACTTGtcctggctctggctctgttGAAGggcgttgccgttgctgttactgttgatGGTATTCAAGTAGTTGCAATGCGATTCCCTGGCGGCAACAAACAGCTTTTCACGTATATCCGGATGGGATTTCAGCTGTTCCACTGTAAGCACAGAAAAGTAGATTAATTTTTAGTTCTACGAATCAATCTATCAATCTATCAATCTATCAATCAATCTACTTACACACAAAGTCAGCGGGATTGTAGTGGGGCTTGATGGTCACACCAATGTCCTCAAAGTGCCGAAAGATGTTCTGCACCTCGCCGAAGTAGGCGGTGCGTCCCtgatgcaacagcagcagcttgtcGAACATGTGGAACATCTGTGACGATGGCTGATGCACGCTTATCACAATCGTCTTCTGCTCCAGCTGGGCATAACGCTTCAGCACCTTCATCAGCGAGATGGCCGAGTGGCTGTCCAAACCTGAGGTGGGCTCctgcaaaaacaattatattgatcaatcaattcatttgcaatgtttacaatatacaaaataactCTTCAGATAAGTTTACCCTTTACTTTTGTTCATTATTCTTCTACTGATTGTATGTGATCTTAAAATTCAGTATTAGTTCATAATTCTTCGAATAAATTTAGGTAATCTTATAATACTCTTTAGTACACGATCTTTCAAAAATTCTAAGGGAAGTTTATTAAggttttgaaataatttatttccaaGTCTCAAATCCTTTAAGtcgttgattattattttgctttactGAATTCAATAAGCTAAAATTACTTAAGcataattataaatcaaaatctttaaaaactttggaaaatatcgatatttacatatatacatttaataaaaacaaataacaaaacggAATAAGCAATATTAACCtttttatagttttgtttctgtcgcactgctatttcaaagctTACAGctgtatatatattactttaatGTTCCTATCGCACAAGTCTGTCACATTATTGTTTcataatgattattaatatcatattttgccatttgccacttTACATAATATTATCAACAAATTTCAGATTGTAAGaaacccgctacccattttgaataaaaccattttctaaaaatataccaagttaatataccgaaggctatatttttggtatactcGTATCAATGTAGtactacttttaaaatatgccataaatgc comes from the Drosophila sulfurigaster albostrigata strain 15112-1811.04 chromosome 2L, ASM2355843v2, whole genome shotgun sequence genome and includes:
- the LOC133836307 gene encoding facilitated trehalose transporter Tret1-like; translated protein: MFAKLLNSPDCLLNQRNRKQFLATLLINLICIAHGIGIGWFAPTMRKMQTEETPMNFKATVSEVSWVGSFLGMGAMTGNALMGIILPYLGSKLCLLFVAIPQTCHWLLVYFAERVEYLYVGRFLAGLCSGGMYIVHSMFLSEISDPRIRGTLGAIVMLSVNVGVLLGNIMGTHMPFSITAFIVLLLPVCYFLLTLCFIPESPVHLIRKGNLKAAEKSFRYYKNIKDFNRSAAVEEFEDMRQKLTEDDKSSSNVTIKDFVSRSAFRAYASAAVLLIANQFSGIFSMVSYMSDIFEKSGSTMDPDTCTIIIGIVQILGTYATALLCDVWGRRLLLVVSSGGVAVSLFGFGFFTYFAQWHDLSDWSWVPLVLMSICIFMGNIGLVGCFFMALVEMFPLKIRTRATSISVVICGFFVFVMLNILPLCMAEWGLPATMWSCAGIAALSFIYFVLFLKETKGKSMLED
- the LOC133848281 gene encoding uncharacterized protein LOC133848281, giving the protein MKLSIFENPNCLLNRRNRYQFLATFLVTFSTFSHGVGVGWMSPVMRDLQSPESPLSFEVFVEEISWIGSLIGIGSIIGNLLAGFLQDRIGRKPVLYFLAFPYLCFWLLAYFAQSVEYLYAGRLLAGITGGGGYIVLPIFISEISDAKIRGRLGSMLMLSVNMGVLVGYILSTNVHYYIAPFFIIPLPICYLVGNLFLPETPFYLITKGKFGAAEKSFRFYKNIQENDKTSMAEFEEIKYKLTKEQALKVNAFNYKDFITKPAFKAYATALVLLGCNQFTGTFCFTTYMTDIFEISHASMDAGTSTIILGAVQIVGVCATILFCDKYGRKFLLKISSLGASICLAAFGFYIYFAERYDLSGWGWIPLVLLTLEMFLCHIGLVGILFVVLVEVMPARIRSVAVSTFIILLSFLVFLTLKVFPLCLKYWGLAITMWAASVVGLLGFIYFSLCFVETKGKSMLDNFNLICIAHGIGIGWFAPTMRKMQTEETPMNFKATVSEVSWVGSFLGMGAMTGNALMGIILPYLGSKLCLLFVAIPQTCHWLLVYFAERVEYLYVGRFLAGLCSGGMYIVHSMFLSEISDPRIRGTLGAIVMLSVNVGVLLGNIMGTHMPFSITAFIVLLLPVCYFLLTLCFIPESPVHLIRKGNLKAAEKSFRYYKNIKDFNRSAAVEEFEDMRQKLTEDDKSSSNVTIKDFVLLIANQFSGIFSMVSYMSDIFEKSGSTMDPDTCTIIIGIVQILGTYATALLCDVWGRRLLLVVSSGGVAVSLFGFGFFTYFAQWHDLSDWSWVPLVLMSICIFMGNIGLVGCFFMALVEMFPLKIRTRATSISVVICGFFVFVMLNILPLCMAEWVMAPPKDTFKNLLLSVAVAVRNRISLVPDSVSSKLKRRILEMFERLLARPNCLINRRNRYQLLSTVLINLICISHGIGIGWLSPTLRKLQTPESPLSFPLNVNEVSWVGSALGIGSVIGNSLSGLFISRLGSKACLLFIALPHSCLWIMVYFATSVEYLIAGRLLAGITGGGIYIIHPLFISEYSDANIRGTCATMVMLSVNTGILIGYIVGTYVSYYVVPFIVLILPLSFFISVLLFIRDSPMHLINKGKFTAAEASFRYYKNIKDSDNLSDQATAMAEFKDMKMTLTNEDNQLDKVTIKDFFTRAAIKGYAMASVIVIANQFSGVFTMVNYMTDIFAKSGSTMDPNTSTIIIGSVQLFGAYVTTLLCDVFGRRILMLVSSAGVALSLTGFGFFTYFTEMYDLSQWNWVPVAIMSVDIFLGNIGLVSCLFVLMVEMYPLKIRARATSISIVVCSSLVFLMLNIFPLCMHYWGLPTTMWSMGGITFFCFICFLFFLKETKGKSMLED
- the LOC133835546 gene encoding uncharacterized protein LOC133835546 isoform X3, translated to MGPSGSGKTTLLDCLSGQRHFDSGNVYLNREPLSKRWRRKIGYVLQEEIFFTQLTLRETVLYTALLRLPESMARAEKLRLVDHILDTLELTCCQQTKFGDYLNRGLSGGEKKRANIACELLTNPLLMLLDEPTSGLDSHSAISLMKVLKRYAQLEQKTIVISVHQPSSQMFHMFDKLLLLHQGRTAYFGEVQNIFRHFEDIGVTIKPHYNPADFVLEQLKSHPDIREKLFVAARESHCNYLNTINSNSNGNALQQSQSQDKSLEKQHNSNLINYVYNQYANRHNTTKDCDADEEAAQHLVYSAADSQSNFSSCASSDCQSYSAGKKCANDDDWLSYPTRFHTQFSVLSSRNFKEAKPRMLSKLNWFQTIGLALMAGAIWFQLPRTEEFLHDLQGWMFFSQTYWMLFALFGALNSFPSEREVISKERRSGAYRLSAYYLAKMCAELPLVITLPTVYLMISYPMLGCSSFKLFFLMLIFLLLNTIVAQSVGFFIGACCMDMNVSITLSALYTLATQLFGGYLSSRIPEGLSWIRYTSMIHYAYQNMQILEFREGPPISCGSPSSYEICKQQTTEFIPYEEILKAQNSTSPLWLNTLILMMFFLVFRGLGYAVLRYLRCPKKT